One part of the Salmo salar chromosome ssa10, Ssal_v3.1, whole genome shotgun sequence genome encodes these proteins:
- the LOC106561672 gene encoding cytosolic carboxypeptidase 2 isoform X1 yields MYPLYNRQYEGFTGDDNEMRDSIHRRTCHSSFSYSSFDDEEEEELEDEEQVKAPVEEECSHKSEDVSRVSPLPRTTQVVFEIQSGRAVPRLREPRHLYGVSGHVSQTLPRWPHEWEVIPGEIQHIEWVPPFPEPLCAQMNTSEWLRPESEEEGTVVYDTQRDKDNYFLGSRVGGRRSSLTAAAVSLSGPDDITLLFEGRFESGNLLKATRVGEFDYELSLRTDLYTEKHTQWFYFRVRNTRAGVRYRFTITNLLKVTSLYEDGQLPLLYSEEEARIQGVGWHRVGQQVSYQRNGRQHANQPCYSLSWTFCFPYDQDTCYLAHCFPYTYSNLWAHLSEIERDPHRSRFCKVRTLCRSLAGNLVPVLTVTNPSHREDRIHKPAVVLTARIHPGETNSSWVMRGILNFLLGDSPDAALLRDAFVFKLVPMLNPDGVIVGNYRCSLTGRDLNRNYKSILRDSFPTVWATHTMVQRLCEERKVLLYCDLHGHSRKHNVFTYGCENPRSADRRPHERVFPLMLSKNCPDMFSFGSCKFKVQRSKEGTGRVSLWRLGVLNSFTLETSFCGSNIGKRKGTHFSTQDLEMLGAQFCDTLLDYCDPDRTKYSACLRELQEIMRQEAGLPIDNEPTDTSLTDHEASTSGSNSSQTDGPPTHLQAFNKMTSRKKLKSKKERNRSPLVRAREREENGDNGVKKTLKKSKYVLKPLKAPPAVPRREPPKWRERQLVPPEPSPPDKKVSVLYLVFDTKKPAMTSKSEYLQHLMADYVRSRMQLTLNGYDWGPCQCPQAIRLPHSQLPRDNRDGGRLPGLANLPAGDKSIRRLSPVQWRGSTSYTAPSSLQLPPNRFPPLPPVPVREFVSEPEELPSMSAGMEWLFLRPPCPIFTHLGTDSDSGACFQSTCHSDPARMKHKKKKRKVTEEIKRNRSVHHQHNKTTSGTSPMNVS; encoded by the exons ATGTATCCTCTCTACAACAGGCAATATGAGG GATTTACAGGGGATGACAATGAGATGAGGGACAGCATTCATAGAAGAACATGTCACAGCTCTTTCAGCTACTCATCTtttgatgatgaagaggaggaggagttggaggaTGAAGAACAGGTGAAGGCACCTGTGGAGGAGGAGTGTTCCCACAAGAGTGAAG ATGTGTCACGTGTTTCTCCACTACCCAGAACCACCCAGGTGGTATTTGAGATCCAGTCGGGAAGGGCTGTGCCTCGCCTCAGGGAGCCCCGACACCTGTATGGTGTGTCTGGACATGTGTCCCAAACACTGCCACGCTGGCCCCACGAGTGGGAGGTCATCCCGGGGGAAATTCAGCATATTG AGTGGGTTCCTCCCTTCCCAGAGCCGCTGTGTGCTCAGATGAACACCAGCGAGTGGCTGAGACCGGAGTCTGAAGAGGAAGGCACCGTTGTGTATGACACACAGAGAG ATAAAGATAACTACTTCCTGGGTTCTCGTGTGGGGGGCCGTCGCTCCTCCCTGACCgctgctgctgtgtctctctctggccctgatgACATCACTCTGCTGTTCGAGGGACGCTTCGAGAGTGGCAACCTGCTGAAAGCAACAAGGGT TGGTGAATTTGATTATGAGCTCTCCCTGCGGACGGACCTGTACACAGAGAAGCACACTCAGTGGTTTTACTTCCGGGTGAGGAACACGAGGGCGGGGGTTCGTTACCGCTTCACCATCACCAACCTGCTGAAG GTGACCAGTCTGTATGAAGATGGGCAGCTGCCACTGCTCTATTCTGAGGAGGAGGCCCGGATCCAGGGGGTGGGCTGGCACCGCGTGGGCCAACAGGTCTCTTACCAACGTAACGGACGGCAGCATGCCAACCAGCCCTGCTACTCCCTCTCCTGGACCTTTTGCTTCCCTTATGACCAG GACACCTGTTACCTGGCCCACTGCTTCCCTTACACCTACTCCAACCTGTGGGCCCACCTGTCCGAGATCGAGCGGGACCCCCACCGCTCGCGGTTCTGTAAGGTGCGGACTCTGTGCCGGTCGCTGGCGGGGAACCTGGTTCCGGTGCTGACGGTGACCAACCCATCCCACCGTGAGGACAGGATTCACAAGCCTGCTGTGGTGCTGACCGCCCGGATACACCCCggggagaccaacag CTCCTGGGTGATGAGGGGTATCCTGAACTTCCTGCTGGGAGACTCTCCAGACGCGGCGCTGCTCCGAGATGCCTTCGTCTTCAAGCTGGTGCCCATGCTGAACCCGGACGGGGTTATAGTAGGTAACTACCGCTGCTCGCTGACCGGACGTGACCTCAACCGCAACTACAAGTCCATCCTCAGAGACTCCTTCCCTACCGTGTGGGCCACGCACACCATGGTCCAGAG ACTGTGTGAGGAACGAAAGGTGCTGCTGTACTGTGATCTCCATGGACACAGCCGTAAACACAATGTCTTCACCTACGGCTGTGAGAACCCCCGGTCCGCTGACAGACGCCCTCACGAACGAGTCTTCCCTCTGATGCTCAGCAAGAATTGCCCTGACATG TTCTCGTTCGGGAGCTGTAAGTTCAAGGTACAGCGCAGTAAAGAGGGAACAGGCAGAGTGTCTCTGTGGAGGCTGGGGGTCCTCAACTCCTTCACCCTGGAGACATCGTTCTGTGGCTCCAACATCG GTAAGAGGAAGGGGACCCATTTCAGCACTCAGGATCTAGAGATGTTGGGGGCTCAGTTCTGTGACACACTACTGGACTACTGTGACCCGGACCGGACAAAG TACAGCGCGTGTTTGAGAGAGCTACAGGAGATTATGAGACAGGAGGCAGGTCTGCCAATAGACAACGAGCCTACAGATACCTCGCTGACCGACCACGAGGCCAGCACCAGTGGATCCAACAGCTCCCAGACGGACGGACCTCCTACTCACCTCCAGGCCTTCAACaag ATGACGTCCCGTAAGAAGCTGAAGTCCAAGAAGGAGAGGAACAGATCTCCCCTGGtcagagccagggagagagaggaaaatggg GATAATGGTGTCAAAAAGACGTTGAAGAAAAGCAAATATGTACTGAAGCCT TTAAAGGCTCCTCCAGCAGTGCCCAGGAGGGAACCTCcaaaatggagggagagacagctggTCCCCCCTGAGCCCAGTCCTCCAGATAAGAAG GTATCTGTCCTATACCTTGTCTTTGACACCAAGAAGCCGGCCATGACATCGAAG TCGGAGTACCTGCAGCACCTGATGGCTGATTATGTGAGGAGCAGGATGCAGTTGACCCTCAATG GCTATGACTGGGGTCCTTGCCAGTGCCCCCAGGCCATCCGCCTGCCACACTCACAGCTGCCCCGGGACAACAGAGACGGGGGGCGACTACCCGGCCTGGCTAACCTGCCTGCAGGAGACAAGTCCATCAGAAGGCTCTCCCCAGTCCAGT GGAGAGGATCCACATCCTACACTGCCCCATCCAGCCTGCAACTCCCACCCAACAG ATTCCCTCCACTGCCTCCGGTTCCTGTAAGGGAGTTTGTCTCTGAGCCCGAGGAGCTACCCAGCATGTCAGCAGGGATGGAATGGCTGTTTCTGCGACCACCCTGCCCCATATTCACCCACCTGGGGACCGACTCAGACTCAGGAGCCTGTTTCCAAAG CACATGTCATTCTGATCCGGCAAGAATGAAACACAAAAAGAAGAAGCGGAAAGTAACTGAAGAAATTAAAAGAAACAGATCGGTACATCATCAACACAACAAGACCACATCAGGAACCTCACCGATGAATGTGAGCTAA
- the LOC106561672 gene encoding cytosolic carboxypeptidase 2 isoform X2, protein MYPLYNRQYEGFTGDDNEMRDSIHRRTCHSSFSYSSFDDEEEEELEDEEQVKAPVEEECSHKSEDVSRVSPLPRTTQVVFEIQSGRAVPRLREPRHLYGVSGHVSQTLPRWPHEWEVIPGEIQHIEWVPPFPEPLCAQMNTSEWLRPESEEEGTVVYDTQRDKDNYFLGSRVGGRRSSLTAAAVSLSGPDDITLLFEGRFESGNLLKATRVGEFDYELSLRTDLYTEKHTQWFYFRVRNTRAGVRYRFTITNLLKVTSLYEDGQLPLLYSEEEARIQGVGWHRVGQQVSYQRNGRQHANQPCYSLSWTFCFPYDQDTCYLAHCFPYTYSNLWAHLSEIERDPHRSRFCKVRTLCRSLAGNLVPVLTVTNPSHREDRIHKPAVVLTARIHPGETNSSWVMRGILNFLLGDSPDAALLRDAFVFKLVPMLNPDGVIVGNYRCSLTGRDLNRNYKSILRDSFPTVWATHTMVQRLCEERKVLLYCDLHGHSRKHNVFTYGCENPRSADRRPHERVFPLMLSKNCPDMFSFGSCKFKVQRSKEGTGRVSLWRLGVLNSFTLETSFCGSNIGKRKGTHFSTQDLEMLGAQFCDTLLDYCDPDRTKYSACLRELQEIMRQEAGLPIDNEPTDTSLTDHEASTSGSNSSQTDGPPTHLQAFNKMTSRKKLKSKKERNRSPLVRAREREENGDNGVKKTLKKSKYVLKPLKAPPAVPRREPPKWRERQLVPPEPSPPDKKVSVLYLVFDTKKPAMTSKSEYLQHLMADYVRSRMQLTLNGYDWGPCQCPQAIRLPHSQLPRDNRDGGRLPGLANLPAGDKSIRRLSPVQWRGSTSYTAPSSLQLPPNRFPPLPPVPVREFVSEPEELPSMSAGMEWLFLRPPCPIFTHLGTDSDSGACFQSTCHSDPARMKHKKKKRKVTEEIKRNRSVHHQHNKTTSGTSPMN, encoded by the exons ATGTATCCTCTCTACAACAGGCAATATGAGG GATTTACAGGGGATGACAATGAGATGAGGGACAGCATTCATAGAAGAACATGTCACAGCTCTTTCAGCTACTCATCTtttgatgatgaagaggaggaggagttggaggaTGAAGAACAGGTGAAGGCACCTGTGGAGGAGGAGTGTTCCCACAAGAGTGAAG ATGTGTCACGTGTTTCTCCACTACCCAGAACCACCCAGGTGGTATTTGAGATCCAGTCGGGAAGGGCTGTGCCTCGCCTCAGGGAGCCCCGACACCTGTATGGTGTGTCTGGACATGTGTCCCAAACACTGCCACGCTGGCCCCACGAGTGGGAGGTCATCCCGGGGGAAATTCAGCATATTG AGTGGGTTCCTCCCTTCCCAGAGCCGCTGTGTGCTCAGATGAACACCAGCGAGTGGCTGAGACCGGAGTCTGAAGAGGAAGGCACCGTTGTGTATGACACACAGAGAG ATAAAGATAACTACTTCCTGGGTTCTCGTGTGGGGGGCCGTCGCTCCTCCCTGACCgctgctgctgtgtctctctctggccctgatgACATCACTCTGCTGTTCGAGGGACGCTTCGAGAGTGGCAACCTGCTGAAAGCAACAAGGGT TGGTGAATTTGATTATGAGCTCTCCCTGCGGACGGACCTGTACACAGAGAAGCACACTCAGTGGTTTTACTTCCGGGTGAGGAACACGAGGGCGGGGGTTCGTTACCGCTTCACCATCACCAACCTGCTGAAG GTGACCAGTCTGTATGAAGATGGGCAGCTGCCACTGCTCTATTCTGAGGAGGAGGCCCGGATCCAGGGGGTGGGCTGGCACCGCGTGGGCCAACAGGTCTCTTACCAACGTAACGGACGGCAGCATGCCAACCAGCCCTGCTACTCCCTCTCCTGGACCTTTTGCTTCCCTTATGACCAG GACACCTGTTACCTGGCCCACTGCTTCCCTTACACCTACTCCAACCTGTGGGCCCACCTGTCCGAGATCGAGCGGGACCCCCACCGCTCGCGGTTCTGTAAGGTGCGGACTCTGTGCCGGTCGCTGGCGGGGAACCTGGTTCCGGTGCTGACGGTGACCAACCCATCCCACCGTGAGGACAGGATTCACAAGCCTGCTGTGGTGCTGACCGCCCGGATACACCCCggggagaccaacag CTCCTGGGTGATGAGGGGTATCCTGAACTTCCTGCTGGGAGACTCTCCAGACGCGGCGCTGCTCCGAGATGCCTTCGTCTTCAAGCTGGTGCCCATGCTGAACCCGGACGGGGTTATAGTAGGTAACTACCGCTGCTCGCTGACCGGACGTGACCTCAACCGCAACTACAAGTCCATCCTCAGAGACTCCTTCCCTACCGTGTGGGCCACGCACACCATGGTCCAGAG ACTGTGTGAGGAACGAAAGGTGCTGCTGTACTGTGATCTCCATGGACACAGCCGTAAACACAATGTCTTCACCTACGGCTGTGAGAACCCCCGGTCCGCTGACAGACGCCCTCACGAACGAGTCTTCCCTCTGATGCTCAGCAAGAATTGCCCTGACATG TTCTCGTTCGGGAGCTGTAAGTTCAAGGTACAGCGCAGTAAAGAGGGAACAGGCAGAGTGTCTCTGTGGAGGCTGGGGGTCCTCAACTCCTTCACCCTGGAGACATCGTTCTGTGGCTCCAACATCG GTAAGAGGAAGGGGACCCATTTCAGCACTCAGGATCTAGAGATGTTGGGGGCTCAGTTCTGTGACACACTACTGGACTACTGTGACCCGGACCGGACAAAG TACAGCGCGTGTTTGAGAGAGCTACAGGAGATTATGAGACAGGAGGCAGGTCTGCCAATAGACAACGAGCCTACAGATACCTCGCTGACCGACCACGAGGCCAGCACCAGTGGATCCAACAGCTCCCAGACGGACGGACCTCCTACTCACCTCCAGGCCTTCAACaag ATGACGTCCCGTAAGAAGCTGAAGTCCAAGAAGGAGAGGAACAGATCTCCCCTGGtcagagccagggagagagaggaaaatggg GATAATGGTGTCAAAAAGACGTTGAAGAAAAGCAAATATGTACTGAAGCCT TTAAAGGCTCCTCCAGCAGTGCCCAGGAGGGAACCTCcaaaatggagggagagacagctggTCCCCCCTGAGCCCAGTCCTCCAGATAAGAAG GTATCTGTCCTATACCTTGTCTTTGACACCAAGAAGCCGGCCATGACATCGAAG TCGGAGTACCTGCAGCACCTGATGGCTGATTATGTGAGGAGCAGGATGCAGTTGACCCTCAATG GCTATGACTGGGGTCCTTGCCAGTGCCCCCAGGCCATCCGCCTGCCACACTCACAGCTGCCCCGGGACAACAGAGACGGGGGGCGACTACCCGGCCTGGCTAACCTGCCTGCAGGAGACAAGTCCATCAGAAGGCTCTCCCCAGTCCAGT GGAGAGGATCCACATCCTACACTGCCCCATCCAGCCTGCAACTCCCACCCAACAG ATTCCCTCCACTGCCTCCGGTTCCTGTAAGGGAGTTTGTCTCTGAGCCCGAGGAGCTACCCAGCATGTCAGCAGGGATGGAATGGCTGTTTCTGCGACCACCCTGCCCCATATTCACCCACCTGGGGACCGACTCAGACTCAGGAGCCTGTTTCCAAAG CACATGTCATTCTGATCCGGCAAGAATGAAACACAAAAAGAAGAAGCGGAAAGTAACTGAAGAAATTAAAAGAAACAGATCGGTACATCATCAACACAACAAGACCACATCAGGAACCTCACCGATGAAT